The following nucleotide sequence is from Anopheles stephensi strain Indian chromosome 3, UCI_ANSTEP_V1.0, whole genome shotgun sequence.
ACTCATTCCCAAAATCCAGCGCAACCAACGCATTCTGttaattatttatgtttttaccGCCAAGCGCGTCTGCCGCGTGTCTACGCCATTTATGACATTTTCATGACTTTCATCGGCATTAATGTATGCAGCGAGGGCCAGGAGGGCCGAGCAATACATGCCGACAATTCTCCTTCGTAATGAGCCGATTGACCTTGCACCTTGCTGGCGGAGGAAAATCCGGCTAATGGTGGCATGCTCCCGAGACCGGAAGCAAATCAATCGATCGTGTTTGACCAGCGTTTTTCCACGCTCGCTCTTAAGTAAGCGATCGATTTCCTGCTGCTAATAGACGGCCAGACGGCTCATATTTCATAAGCCCCATAAACTGTGCGCTTAAGGTCAAGACGCTCAAACGCTAACTAGTGGAAGAATCGGTAGTTCCAACTTTCCAGAAGCTGTTGTCTTGTTACAGATTATACTACAGCATTTTCTGCTCGTTAGCATCCCGGCGGTGCGATACTCGGTATGTTCAGTGCACACGCAATGTGTTCTGAATTCCAGACCGCCATTCCTGCGTCGTCCAGAGGGTGAACTGTATAAACAAACATTGCTCCGCCAACTTCCGCCACAGGTAGCAAGGTAACACACACTTCCCTGCGAAAGGGTATCAGTTGGACGAACATTCCAAACCGCACGACTCAGAGTTCTAACTGCCTAAACATTCGACTTCCTTTTTCCGTTACCGAGCAAGAACCACTTCCAGACAAATGCATCCAccgtcggaacgcgttttCGACCAACGTTCTTTCGCAAAATGTCCATAAATATTCCATTTCCTACTACAACCGCTTTCCCCTTAGCTTACTCTCACTTTCTATACCCTGCGAACGCCCACCCGAAAGTGATGATTCACTGATAATTTAAGGGGGAATTTGTGTGCGGCCACGTTTAGAATTCGCAACAATCTATTATTTACACGCACACCGTCCACCAGAAAACAGGGCAAAACACGGTGCATACGGATATGCCGCACGAAAACAAATCTTCCCGGGGATTCGGCAAAAGTCAGTGGGAAATGCTCCCCAaccgcactcacacacacacacacactcaaacgcaCGGTTTGTGGAAAACTTTACTGTTTTCCGGATGCCGAACGAAACAGGACGCCGGAATTGCTGCAACGAAACCGAAAACGCCGACCGTTCGAAGAGCACTGACGGGTACGGTTGAGCATGAACAGTGCTCCAGCTCCCTGCCTAACTGGAGCTACGATGTACACAGACAGTGTGGCACAAAGCATGCGCAGCACGTATCTTTGGTGGGAATAAGAGCTCACTCTTATTTCGAACTCTTTCTTATCTCAAAAGCTTGAAGAAGGTTTAGGAAGGTCCAAAGAGCCCTTTTTTACGACCTTTTAGATCAGACTTCATGATACAACGGAGTTAAATAGTCAGTCcactaccaccgggccgccctaCCAGAGCCCTAGACAACCTGAATAGCTCTTGGACAGTCATTTATTTACTCTTTGTTCTGGATAGTCTGCTCTGCGTATGAGGAGACCAGACCGGTCTCGACGGAACTTGATACCCGTTCCAGCCATATGAGACCCAGCGTCGCTACCACATCTTCCAACAGATTTGCCCCTAGATCTAGCGACCGAAAGAAGACTCAACTCAACTCAGATctatcagcagcaacaacattcgATATGCCATGTTTTGCAAACAGTTGCTTCCGTTTTGCTCCACACTGTACACCGGTTACAAGTAACGCGTGAGTTCCAGCACACCTTCCCCATTCTCAGTACTACCACCCAGGCCAAATGGGAGACCGTCACCACTCAAATGACGCTCCGACGCTCacgctctcgctcgctcgctcgctctcccaCACTCACACTGGCCGGCGAGAAGATCAAGGTTACGCTTACCCGATGCCGATAACGCATCCCGGGAGgcggtttgttttcaatttaccGCCTTTTACACCGCACCGCTGCCTAATCTGCTTTGGACGGCGAAAATGCTGGAAAAATGGTCCATTGTCGGCAAACGGTGCATGGTTTACATCAAACAAATAGTTTACGGTGGAGATTCTGTTCAATACGCATTCACACTGCACGTGACTTGCACAGGTCGGGGAAACCTTGTTTGCCTTTCATCTGGTCCCAGTgtacacaacaaaaacaccggAAAGCGGACGCTTGGTGCCTCGTAACGCTGCATCATCCCCGGTCGGTGCATCACGCGGGTTGTTGTTTATCTTCAAATCTTCTACCCAACTCGAGTGCGAGATTAAGCCTGTAAGGCCATTGCAGTATCGATTTTTACGCCGCTGCATAGACCAATCAAATTGCCTTCCGCGGTAAATGTCTCCCCTAGGGCAAGAAGCGTCAGTGCAGCTTGTCCTTTATTAGAATTCAATATGAATGAACACCAACACATCGCTGccttttgcacacacacacacacacacacacatacacgcctATACTTCGGCCCGGACATCCGTTTTCCAGGGGGGTTTTACAAATTCATTGTAGTACGCGCGCCGCTTTTACGCATCCGCATTGATGCTGCCGTCTCCTTTCGGCGCACGTGACCGGCATCTTCAGCGACTTCGGCCTGCCCATCCTCCGAGCCCTTATTTTCCGCCCTGTCTTGCGTATGGGGTGCCAAAAACCTGTCACACACCGTTCTTTATGGCTGCGGAACGTTCAGAGGACCAGCAAAACGAATTCtgctagaagaaaaaaaaaatcgtgtgCTACCCATCTGGGGAAAGTATGTCCCTTTTGTGGTTGGAATGGGTTGTGCAGCGAAGACAGGTCAACGTTCGTCGTTGCCAAAAAAGGTGCATACGGAATATTCGATTGCCGTTCGACTGCATCGTTGCAACATGAGCATATTCTCCCCAGTGCAGTTCCATGCATCCCCAACTCCAATATGCTGAATTTGCATAACAAGTAAATACAAATCACACGTTTTTTCCGCTCTCTCAATCCCTCTCTCTATCATTCGTTTCGAAGCGGGTTGATAGGAGAATGTGGCCTCGCGCGATTGTCACCAAATCAGCGTTTATTGCACTCGCTGCACCATGTGCAACGGTCTCAATTTACTGTTCAATCAGTACTGTCTGTCTATAGAATCCGTCGTTTTCgattgaaaacaaacacattttccGTTAGCCAATTCTTTTGGGTCGTGCGATGGCGCCTGTAAAATGCAGGGTTGTTCGCCACGTTTTCAGCAATATGTAAACTGTAGCCGTGTTATCACGGTAAAAAATCGCTGTTTGATGAAAATAATCTAGCAGCGACTCTTAGGTTGATAAGAATTATTTGAACGTAGCAACAACCTCGACAGGACTCGGCCTACCattgacttagttttacccgttgCAGCATAGTCTTACTggtgcaatttttgttttgctctcaaATATTGCTTCAACCCTGCAGTTAACGCTATAATTATTGGTAAAGCACACTTAAAACCTTCCCCTCTCAAATTTCCATCGGGATCGGATTACAACCTTCTTGGCACCTTTCCTATCTATTTCCATCGCTGACTCCCAGCCCAGTGACTGACACCTCAAGTGCGGGCACATCAGATTCCAATATTCTTAACCCAGCTCGCGATTAGCAACGATTATCGTGGCCTCTTGAGACTGGCTGGCCGGGCCACAGATACACAGTGCCGGCGAATTGTTCGGACTGTTGTTTTGATCTTCAACGAGCGTCATTTTCCAATCGCTTAAGTGGTATTGCTATCAAAACCCACCCACATAGCTCTCGTTTCCGTCCGCCGGGTCTCAATCAACGTTAGGGGGGTGTTCTTCGCTGGTCACGTGCGACCATGGCAGTTCGGCTGCCCGATTGGTCATCAATCCCATGGGAAAGGTCAGTGCACGAAAGCAAAACGTGCGTTCCGGTGCCGGTCGGATCCGATGGCATGTGCGTGACCGAGGCATTTGAATGCAAACTGCCGGAAAAGTGATAATTGCGCTTGCGATGCACCCTCTCTTGGCATTCCAAGCACAGCTAATTACAAAGGTGACGGCGTTTATTTACATAAGCGATAAGAATCATTGCTGGCGTGTTCTGTAGCCAAAACACCGAGACAACGCTGTCAATACAAACATCGAAGCAGTCGATTCTTCTCCACATGATGCTTGTACAAAATGGGAGGACGCAAGTGTTTGATTCCAATGGCTACACACTAAATTAATTGTCACAACTCTCGCACAAGCTGCCGAAGCAATAAAATGTATTATAAAGTAGGAGCTATTTAAGCTACAATCGTAAACAGATGACCAGAATTGGCATCCCGCCCAAGTAAGGATCGTGAACGTTTCTGGACCCTATTACTCCATGCGTTCGGGTTTCATAAAATTATCGTGCACTTCTGACAGATATACGAGGTACGGGTAGCATCCACCCACTGAGCAGTGCTCGTAACTATCACACAGTTTAGCCCCAGTTTAGGCCCTCACAGAGCTGGGCAGATGATCGACATTACTACGTCGGTATATTCGTACGCCATTCAATTGTGGTTAACCCCCACGGAAAGTAATCAAAcgcaaaataacaaacaattgGGGTACCACATTCAATGTTACCctttggcacacacacacacatggtcaAGGTCATGATTATTCATGGTCATGGGTATTGGGGAGCTTAATGTTACAGCTCTTCGCATGTCACATTCTCTGCCAAGTGGATGGAATCCCTTTGTATATGGCAAAGAATTTTTACATATTTGTAATAAACAAATCTGAGGATTGCTCAAATCTTCGACAGGAGAGATCTGgtctcaaatcccatccggaccgtgtACTTGAACTATCCCATAGCAACTATCACCGATCGATTCTcgctagctttttttttttttttattcataaagaacggcctggccgtattgctgattCTCGCTAGCTAATGTACTAAAATCTTTCATATGCTAATGCTCCAATGATCGCCCTTTTCCACTTACCCGGTCTTACTACTTTGCACCATTGCTTCCTGACGctagtacacacacacacacagagagaagaGAGTATATCCTGATGCAACTGCACTGACAGCAACGAGAATCACAAGCGTAATGGAACACGCAGAAAACTGCACTGAAACCGAGTGCGAATTGTCCGACACTTGGTAGCCAATTCAAATATCGGGGTCACTATCAGTGAGTCAGTGTGCTACAATCGTGCAGTGGATGTTGATGCTGATGATAGTGCACACCGAACGCAATGTGTCATTGGTGCCGAATCCGCAGAGCGTCCACATGCTGTAGAGCAATCGCAAACCGAACTTGAGCTGTTCGGGAGGGTGTTTCAAGTGCCATCAATAGTGAGACAGTTTTTTTACTCTACGCCGATTATAGCAAGCGTAGCGCCATCATCCATTAActattgtttgtgttggtATTCTGTGGTGTGTTGTTATAGAAggctttttttcctcaatGCGTGATGCATTCACAGAACGTTACACTCGCATCAGCGTTACAGAATTGGTCAaatcattttttaattaattgcaaTTGCAGTGGGGTCGTGAAGTGGAGCGTTTGAGGTGTTACCAGAGGCATGATCATAGGGCACAcgagttaagcaaaaatggtTTGGCTGACTTCATCCCTATCGGAAACAAATCTTCCCTGGAAACCAATTCCGCCGTCACTGGTTCGGATGTTGATAAGAAAAACATGTTTATCGCctaattattttgaattttcatAACATTTCATTTATCATTGGTGAATAGATTTTCCACGAAATCTACGGAAGCAACCACCCAAAATGTAGTATATAAAGGGTTGTGTTCGCCTCAGGAATTCATCAAACTTTCTAAGCTCTAGCAACGCGTAAGCAGCCAAGATGAGGTATGTTACAAACGCTGCCATCGGCATGTTCATCACCCTTAATCCACTAAATTTTCCTTAGTTACACCGCATTCCAACTGGAGGTTCTCGAGCGGCACAACCAACTGCGTGCAAAACATTCGGCAGCACCGTTACAGCTTGATGCTGGAATGTGTCAATATGCTCAACAATGGGCCAATGTAAGCAATCGGGCCACCAGCTGGTCATGACATTTACTCCAATCCCGTAATTCCGTACTTCGCATTTCTAGCATCTGGCAAGCAGGAATGTCATGCAGCATCGTAGCAACAACAAGTACGGCGAGAACCTCTACGCCTCTTTTGGAAAGAGCAACGTCTCAGGCTACGAAGCGGTGGACTCGTGGTACAATGAGATCCGGTACTATACCTTCGGTGCTGCCAACCCGTCCAACTTCTCGCAGGTGGGCCACTTCACCCAGGTGGTGTGGAAGAAGTCGCGCACTCTGGGTGTTGGAATAGCTTCAAAGGGGACCAGTATCTACGTCGTTTGCAACTATGACCCACCCGGTAACTTTGGAGGACAATATCCTGCCAACGTAACTAGATCATGATATGCTTAAGATCCGCGGAACACGGCATTGTAATGTTCCGTCGATGTCACTAAAACTAAAAGTTCACCAGAGTACCAACACTGGAATGAAACAGAAAATATAATGCATACAGTCATTGTACCTGTAGTTGTCAGAGAAATATTTCTCAAACTTTCTTTTGCCCTTGGCTCCCAGCATAGACGTCAATTTTGGCAAACTCTTGGTTAATCTCTATTAAATTCTGTacattttttgtaaaataataaGAGTAATCGCAAGAAGTCAATTGTGAACACCCGTTCAACGACTTCCTTTTTTATGTTATCACTTTGCCATATGCTGACTgaagaacaataaaaataatcaaatgtTGACATTTTCTACTAATCAATGATTTGacttacttcttcttctttcctgaCCTAACGATcccttaggtcatgcctgcgatttctggcttactagacttattggtaccgcatagttggatattGAATCCTCACTATGTTGGACGGACGGTCCAGATGaaatttgaactccggttctgccatgtgaagaaTTTCgctgctgtcgcatctactaccgggccGCTTCAACTAATTATTTAAGGTTTGAATTACTAATTATTACCAGTAATTCAGGGACCTACCACCGGTGTCTGGCCTCCCGAGAAGACTTTCCATCGCccgatagtcagtcctgctccATGGGGAGAGCCATGGAGGACACTATCCTGCAAAGCAACCTGATCGTAAGTGACTGAAAGCTGGTCGGAAAGTGTGGATGGAGCAAACGGTAACCGTATTGGTTGTGAATCAGTGCTACAGAAAACAAACCAGTGTCCGTGACTCATATTCTTTCGCTAGCATCTATAAACTGATGACAGTGTTTCTATTTGGTCTTCACATCCACACCTCTTAATCGACACAATGATAAGGTGGGTTCGTTCGTAGATAATAGCAGCGGAAACGATATCAAAATTTATATGCTTCATAGCAATGTTACGTCTTTATGGCACCGATGCCCCCGGGCAGGTGAATCTGTGTACATGGATATAAATGAGTTGTCTTGATGATAGGCTCGATATTCGTAGAAGAAACACTCGCAAGTGTTAACGTGCCAGCAATATGAGGTAGGTAGAACCATTTCTAACTCGATAGAAAAATTGTGCACTGCCTGTCAAATGTGGCGTACAAATAATCTGTCCGTGCAGTTTCTCTCAGTTTCAGCTCGATGTGCTACGGCGCCACAACGAATTGCGAGCCAAACattctgccaatccgttacaGCTTAACAAGGAGCTATGCGAATTTGCGCAACAATGGGCAAACGTAAGTAGACGATCAGTTTTACGGAGCCGCAAACCGAAAACCTTGATCACTTGAGCTACTGCCATTCACAGAAACTGGCCGCCGAAAACAAGCTGCAACATCGCTCGACGAACGAGTACGGCGAGAACCTGTACGCCTGCTTCGGACGGGCCAACTTAGAAGGACACGATGCCGTTGACTCCTGGTACGGTGAAATTAAAAACTACACCTTCGGTGCCGCTGATCCGGGAAACAATTTCTCCAACGTAGGACACTTCACCCAGGTCGTATGGAAAGGTTCCCAGCGTTTGGGGGTTGGCACGGCTGCCAAGGGCAcgagtgtgtttgttgtgtgcaATTACGATCCACCAGGAAATGTGTACGGTCGATACGCGGACCATGTGTCATCAAAGTGAAGTGGTTAAGATTAGAGTCTAAGAAAAAACAACGCTCAACTTAGTACAATTGAATGTGAAAATCAGATCACCTGTTTACATGACGACTTTCCACCggataatttatttgttgccATCCTTTGACCTTCCTTTCGCCGTTCGATCTCCACTGGATGCTGcggttctgaatgtgatgcaATG
It contains:
- the LOC118514268 gene encoding secreted protein PRY1-like, producing the protein MSYTAFQLEVLERHNQLRAKHSAAPLQLDAGMCQYAQQWANHLASRNVMQHRSNNKYGENLYASFGKSNVSGYEAVDSWYNEIRYYTFGAANPSNFSQVGHFTQVVWKKSRTLGVGIASKGTSIYVVCNYDPPGNFGGQYPANVTRSFSQFQLDVLRRHNELRAKHSANPLQLNKELCEFAQQWANKLAAENKLQHRSTNEYGENLYACFGRANLEGHDAVDSWYGEIKNYTFGAADPGNNFSNVGHFTQVVWKGSQRLGVGTAAKGTSVFVVCNYDPPGNVYGRYADHVSSK